The DNA segment TTAAGTATTTCATCAGGGCTACTTGATTtcttagttgaaaaataataattccataGTACCCAACctccgaaactagttgtttttgTATTCTATCTAAAAAAAGTTCTCTAAAAAAAGTGTACTatgagattattatttttcaactgagatttagattttcactttttatataCTAGTGTGAAAGAGGCTATTGAACCATGTGTTGGACATTAATCGGTGTGTGGGAAAAGTGTCATTAAAACATGTTTTGCGCGACTATTGAATCATGTGTTGATTTGTTGcacatttgtttgtttgttggaagTCGATCGGCGCAATGCTGGCGCACGTGGACCGGACACGCGGCTGTTGGCGACCGACGAGGCGAAGAAGGCGCTGATTGGTTTGGCGCGGTCTGGTGTTGGCGCAGAAAACACAAAACCCTTCTACATGATGCTGTTGGACTGGGTGTACCCGCACTACACGCCCATCCTGCTGCACGCGAGCCACAGGTCACCACGCCAGTGCTCAAGCTGTTCAGACAACTGGTGCAGAACCGGTCGCAGCGGCTGCAGTTTGACGTGTCCTCACCTAACGGCCAGCAAGGTTATCTGCAGCTATGGTGAGTCAGTCAATCACCAACATAATTCATATAGTATAATTGTTCAAGTAtgaagaataatttgaaaaaaataacgtCGTAATAATCCAAGCTTCTTTTTCGATAGCCCATGAAAAATTAttggttaataataataataacattcgtatggcttttattggtggggagttcctgacggaagttgcacctcgcctgaatatatcatttgagccggCAAGGGGCCTTACGACAGTCATACTTGAGCCGGGATCGACAATTTGATGTGCCCATCCAATAACACGGGAGTCACGATGACccgataaaaatttattggttgATGTATGGTTAGAAAAACACGTggtgttatttttatacaagTCAACActacaggacaggaagctctccgattggttgaTACTAgatacgccaacccaatcagccaatcagagagcttcctgtctTGTCGTGCCGTGCCGACTTGTCTGAAAAATGCCTCGTGTGTCTAGCCTTACCTCGACCAATAATCTTTCAACGGCTAACGAGTAAATAGCTTATTTTACAAGAAAGTAGCATAGATTGTTACGAAGTTATCAACGTCTAGCAAACTAAAATCCTACAACTTgtataatgattgaaaatattgtcatATAATGGAGCAACAAAGTATGATgggaataattttaatgtgaaatacaaagcaaaatacaaaatttcaagttgaatgtaataaaaaattgataattttcatttttttataacttgaatggataaacttgaaaaagttgCACCTCCCTTGGATCACGAAGGTTTCATTGACACCTAAACCGTCTCGATCCGAACCTACTTAGCTGAAACTACTGTAGCTCCATTCGTCAGACTTGCATTTTCAAAAAGAGATTTCACGCTTCTTTTCCTATGCATGACTGCTTCGATGGTTCTATTCCTCATGGGAAAAATCCGACTATGTCAAAACTGGATTTTGACAATAACCACATATTAGTGTGAGTGGCACAGTGAAAGTATAATCACCATGAACTTTAATGGGACAATTCTCACTGAGCCCTGTatgaatagtccaattagaacttatgg comes from the Nilaparvata lugens isolate BPH chromosome 1, ASM1435652v1, whole genome shotgun sequence genome and includes:
- the LOC111060310 gene encoding uncharacterized protein LOC111060310 isoform X2 translates to MTCGCEEKALLKTMSRVLGNYPRVQPENRLSPAQDRVSCYRVVGRGNPNRSAQCWRTWTGHAAVGDRRGEEGADWFGAVWCWRRKHKTLLHDAVGLGVPALHAHPAAREPQVTTPVLKLFRQLVQNRSQRLQFDVSSPNGQQGYLQLWYFNLFLDAESSAVWLLCELGRIQVIQR
- the LOC111060310 gene encoding uncharacterized protein LOC111060310 isoform X5; the protein is MTCGCEEKALLKTMSRVLGNYPRVQPENRLSPAQDRVSCYRVVGRGNPNRSAQCWRTWTGHAAVGDRRGEEGADWFGAVWCWRRKHKTLLHDAVGLGVPALHAHPAAREPQVTTPVLKLFRQLVQNRSQRLQFDVSSPNGQQGYLQLWINP
- the LOC111060310 gene encoding uncharacterized protein LOC111060310 isoform X3, which translates into the protein MTCGCEEKALLKTMSRVLGNYPRVQPENRLSPAQDRVSCYRVVGRGNPNRSAQCWRTWTGHAAVGDRRGEEGADWFGAVWCWRRKHKTLLHDAVGLGVPALHAHPAAREPQVTTPVLKLFRQLVQNRSQRLQFDVSSPNGQQGYLQLCAVWLLCELGRIQVIQR